One segment of Halococcus salsus DNA contains the following:
- a CDS encoding nucleoside hydrolase yields MSNRPRRVIVDTDTAGDDSQALLLAAATDRVAIEGVTIGAGNVAFDRQVENAKYTLDLAGVDDVTVYEGARGPLLVPFEHADHIHGEGGLGGERFPETGIPSGDAYGPDFIVERARENPGEFTLVCLAPLTNVALALRREPDLGELLDSVWVMGGNANCPGNVTPAAEYNFWVDPHAARKVLRELDVTLFDWGVSVRDATFDGDTLDGFAGIETEFGELFGEIADAGRAFNRDTHGEDQATQPDPATMAAVIAPSLVEEAGTYHVAVDDREGLTRGYSAVDENGLTEDEPRTRVIESFDGDRFEAMFRAMLRGDAPETALE; encoded by the coding sequence ATGTCCAACCGACCACGCCGGGTCATCGTCGATACCGACACCGCCGGCGACGACAGCCAAGCCCTCCTGCTCGCCGCCGCCACCGACCGGGTCGCGATCGAAGGGGTCACGATCGGCGCGGGCAACGTCGCGTTCGACCGGCAGGTCGAGAACGCGAAGTACACCCTCGACCTTGCGGGGGTCGACGACGTGACCGTCTACGAGGGGGCGCGGGGACCGTTGCTCGTCCCGTTCGAGCACGCCGACCACATCCACGGCGAGGGTGGACTGGGTGGCGAGCGGTTCCCCGAGACCGGCATCCCCTCGGGCGACGCCTACGGGCCCGACTTCATCGTCGAGCGGGCGCGCGAGAACCCCGGCGAGTTCACGCTGGTCTGTCTCGCGCCGCTGACGAACGTCGCGCTCGCGCTCCGGCGGGAACCCGACCTCGGAGAGCTGCTCGATTCGGTCTGGGTGATGGGCGGGAACGCGAACTGCCCCGGCAACGTCACCCCGGCCGCCGAGTACAACTTCTGGGTCGACCCCCACGCCGCCCGGAAGGTGCTCCGCGAACTCGACGTCACGCTGTTCGACTGGGGCGTCTCCGTCCGCGACGCGACCTTCGACGGCGACACCCTCGATGGGTTCGCGGGGATCGAGACCGAGTTCGGGGAGCTGTTCGGCGAGATAGCCGACGCCGGCCGGGCGTTCAACCGGGACACCCACGGCGAGGACCAGGCGACTCAGCCCGACCCCGCCACGATGGCGGCCGTCATCGCGCCCTCGCTTGTGGAGGAGGCGGGAACGTACCACGTCGCCGTCGACGACCGCGAGGGCCTCACGCGGGGCTACTCGGCGGTCGACGAGAACGGACTCACGGAAGACGAACCCCGAACGAGAGTGATCGAATCGTTCGACGGCGACCGCTTCGAGGCGATGTTCCGGGCGATGCTGCGCGGCGACGCGCCGGAAACCGCGCTCGAATGA
- a CDS encoding substrate-binding domain-containing protein, which yields MMRDEGDPQRIPSGRDVSRRTFVKTAGVAGAAVSLAGCTVGGTETNSNSIRWISSNDMAGESAAVKKALREAGMSNDVDLEIVAGPANTDQRQSQYTRWLSADLEEPALLDMDSGWTLNYVNRKQLLDLNQELEEETLKRINNNYFQASVKTAEGPNGNLYAVPMYVDFGSMLYRKDLVKKAGYSPEKEDWATKSMHWKKFSKIVADTKRKSGVNYGFGWQGNIYEGLSCCNFNEYMSTWGGAYFGGRDTLLGPVGERPVTVNEEPVVNAVKMLKTFIFGPNAPGTLDGYEQISPKAVLSWIEDSSLSPFTAGNMVAIRQWPYAIAAAGAEDALGNKLGVMPMPYATAEKNSEYRNIGGPMAALGGWHIGVNPNTPKKAQAMEVVNALTQPSFQIKLFEILGLLPPNQRLLATKEAKQIPTVGKYIDTLKVAGENSIPRPASVVWPQESTRIAQQVHAGMDGSSPPQQAMDSLQSQLMAIENYNG from the coding sequence ATGATGAGAGATGAAGGCGACCCACAGCGGATCCCGTCCGGCCGGGACGTCTCCCGTCGGACGTTCGTGAAGACGGCCGGTGTCGCGGGAGCCGCGGTCAGTCTCGCGGGCTGTACCGTCGGCGGAACGGAGACGAATTCGAACTCGATCCGGTGGATAAGCAGCAACGACATGGCCGGCGAGAGCGCGGCGGTCAAGAAGGCGCTCCGCGAGGCGGGGATGTCGAACGACGTCGACCTGGAGATCGTCGCGGGGCCCGCGAACACCGACCAGCGCCAGTCCCAGTACACCCGGTGGCTCTCCGCGGACCTCGAAGAACCCGCCCTCCTCGATATGGACAGCGGGTGGACCCTGAACTACGTCAACCGCAAACAACTACTCGACCTCAACCAAGAACTGGAAGAGGAGACCCTCAAACGGATCAACAACAACTACTTCCAAGCGAGCGTCAAAACGGCGGAGGGTCCAAACGGGAACCTGTACGCCGTCCCGATGTACGTGGACTTCGGAAGCATGCTCTATCGGAAGGACTTGGTGAAGAAAGCTGGCTACAGCCCCGAGAAGGAAGACTGGGCGACCAAGTCGATGCACTGGAAGAAGTTCTCGAAGATCGTCGCCGACACGAAGAGGAAGTCAGGCGTCAACTACGGCTTCGGCTGGCAGGGGAACATCTACGAGGGACTCTCGTGTTGTAACTTCAACGAGTACATGAGCACGTGGGGTGGTGCGTATTTCGGTGGCCGCGACACGCTCCTCGGCCCGGTCGGGGAGCGGCCCGTCACGGTCAACGAGGAACCCGTCGTCAACGCGGTCAAGATGCTCAAAACGTTCATCTTCGGACCGAACGCCCCGGGCACGCTCGACGGTTACGAGCAGATCTCCCCGAAAGCAGTGCTCAGTTGGATCGAGGACTCCTCGTTGAGTCCGTTCACAGCCGGGAACATGGTCGCCATACGTCAGTGGCCGTATGCGATCGCTGCCGCCGGAGCGGAGGACGCGCTCGGGAACAAACTCGGCGTCATGCCGATGCCCTATGCAACCGCCGAAAAGAACTCCGAATACAGGAATATCGGCGGACCGATGGCAGCGCTCGGTGGGTGGCATATCGGCGTGAATCCGAACACTCCCAAGAAGGCGCAGGCGATGGAGGTCGTGAATGCACTCACACAGCCGTCCTTCCAGATCAAACTGTTCGAGATACTCGGTCTCCTGCCGCCGAACCAACGGCTCTTGGCGACAAAGGAGGCGAAGCAAATCCCGACGGTCGGCAAGTATATCGACACGCTCAAAGTCGCCGGGGAGAACTCGATTCCTCGACCCGCCAGCGTGGTCTGGCCGCAGGAATCGACGAGGATCGCCCAGCAGGTCCACGCCGGGATGGACGGATCGAGCCCGCCACAGCAGGCGATGGACTCGCTTCAGAGCCAACTCATGGCGATCGAAAACTACAACGGATAA
- a CDS encoding MFS transporter, whose translation MTKWRTLLLATVSFNFSFLIWFSFAPFTGPMAEEFGLSLAEIGLLASANIWLAPFGRILTGWLSDKYGAPVVFAIVLGYVGVFSIVSAFAQSYALFFVVRLIVATAGITFVIGIQHVSEWFEEERLGTAEGVYAGIGNAGAAAGALLLPRIFGADWSGPLFETNWRAAFFYTGVVSILLAVVYYAVGEAASSEERRRATADNASLKQWIYTATRYGTVVLALGYLMSFGLELSMNGWLATYYREGFGTSDLVLASTFAATFSLAAGLLRPFGGYISDVLARRERDILPFFEGRYREQWTFVSLALIVVTMIGMTLAGLSGVLLLAVGAGFLVGAACAFAEGAIFAQVPAMFPNSSGTVSGVVGGIGTVGGIAFPLVYASTLMPNLHLGYALVALVVMVPIVGINAWVYRPRIARRANVDGLLDRTDDGQPTSDD comes from the coding sequence ATGACGAAGTGGCGGACGTTGTTGCTCGCGACCGTGAGCTTCAACTTCTCCTTTCTGATCTGGTTCTCGTTCGCGCCGTTCACGGGCCCGATGGCCGAGGAGTTCGGGCTCTCGCTCGCCGAGATCGGCCTCCTCGCGAGCGCGAACATCTGGCTCGCGCCGTTCGGTCGGATCCTGACCGGCTGGCTCTCCGACAAGTACGGTGCCCCCGTCGTCTTCGCGATCGTGCTCGGCTACGTCGGCGTCTTCTCGATCGTCAGCGCGTTCGCCCAGAGCTACGCGCTCTTCTTCGTCGTCCGTCTGATCGTCGCCACCGCGGGGATCACGTTCGTGATCGGCATCCAACACGTCTCGGAGTGGTTCGAGGAGGAGCGCCTCGGCACCGCCGAGGGCGTCTACGCCGGGATCGGGAACGCGGGGGCGGCGGCGGGGGCACTGCTGCTCCCGCGGATCTTCGGCGCGGACTGGAGCGGCCCGTTGTTCGAGACCAACTGGCGGGCGGCTTTCTTCTACACCGGCGTGGTCTCGATCCTGCTCGCGGTCGTCTACTACGCGGTCGGCGAGGCGGCGTCGAGCGAGGAGCGCCGTCGGGCCACCGCCGACAACGCCAGCCTCAAACAGTGGATCTACACCGCCACACGGTACGGCACCGTGGTGCTCGCGCTCGGCTACCTCATGAGCTTCGGGCTCGAACTCTCGATGAACGGCTGGCTCGCGACCTACTACCGCGAGGGCTTCGGGACGAGCGACCTCGTGCTCGCGAGCACGTTCGCGGCGACGTTCTCGCTCGCGGCGGGGCTGCTCCGGCCGTTCGGGGGCTACATCAGCGACGTGCTCGCCCGGCGAGAGCGGGACATCCTGCCGTTCTTCGAGGGTCGCTACCGCGAACAGTGGACGTTCGTCTCGCTCGCGCTCATCGTCGTCACGATGATCGGGATGACGCTGGCGGGGCTCTCGGGCGTGCTGTTGCTCGCGGTCGGGGCGGGCTTCCTCGTCGGGGCGGCGTGTGCGTTCGCCGAGGGCGCGATCTTCGCGCAGGTCCCCGCGATGTTCCCGAACAGCTCGGGGACGGTCTCGGGCGTCGTCGGCGGGATCGGTACCGTCGGGGGGATCGCCTTCCCGCTGGTCTACGCCTCGACGCTCATGCCGAACCTCCACCTCGGCTACGCGCTCGTCGCGCTCGTCGTGATGGTCCCGATCGTGGGGATCAACGCGTGGGTCTACCGGCCCCGGATCGCTCGTCGCGCGAACGTCGACGGCTTGCTCGACCGGACCGACGACGGCCAGCCGACCAGCGACGACTGA
- the nasA gene encoding assimilatory nitrate reductase NasA, giving the protein MGEPVPTTCMRCAVGCGHVHEGVDLGHGIASVRGDVAHPVNQGLACPRGIRESANPSGEWLTRPKVRRDGELVSTTWDVALDRVATAFENVLETDPDGLAVLGSGQQTNEAAYALGKLARGGFGTRFYDANTTLCMASAVTAYYDAFGSDAPPCTYEDVPKAKTHLVWGANPAVAHPVMFRWIAESAREEGSRLVVVDPIETETAERADTHVGLAPGGDLALARAVLARTLDRDLVDREFVENATDRFDALRDELPVAESAAATAGVPMDVVDTLVEALADPTLLYWGMGVNQSSRGTATARALIDLCLATGNLRPGSGPFSLTGQANSMGTRVCSSKGTWPGHRDFADSDERTAVADAWGIPEERLPADTGPGPVGVVEAIDDGPVEAVWAVATNPVAGLPDATAARDRLDDVFLVVQDAFRSETADLADVVLPAATWGESEGTTMNMERTVSRVRAATEPPSEVRTDLDIVTTVGDRLVPGLFDAHDPKGVFEEFVALTAGTDADCSGISYERLERERAVRWPAPDPDSSGGYRYYDPDSGSGSWEFPTATGRARFSTGFGGGVPEPTTDEYPLTLTTAREADAYNTGVRTRDSVDEPGDPVARVNPTTLDRFAEPGDDRLTVESRRASVPVSAVPDAAIPEGMVWLPVHHPATNRLTIPATDPESNEPNYKQCAVRLVAADQWADSGAARAVLHDGGVSRPRGSDGEVSR; this is encoded by the coding sequence ATGGGCGAGCCGGTCCCGACGACGTGCATGCGGTGTGCGGTCGGCTGTGGGCACGTCCACGAGGGGGTCGACCTCGGCCACGGTATCGCGTCGGTCCGGGGCGACGTCGCCCACCCCGTGAACCAGGGGCTCGCGTGCCCGCGCGGCATCCGCGAGAGCGCGAATCCAAGCGGCGAGTGGCTGACCCGGCCCAAGGTCCGCCGCGACGGCGAACTCGTCTCGACGACGTGGGACGTGGCGCTCGACCGGGTGGCCACGGCGTTCGAGAACGTTCTCGAAACCGATCCGGACGGTCTCGCGGTGCTGGGCAGCGGGCAGCAGACGAACGAGGCGGCGTACGCGCTGGGCAAGCTCGCTCGTGGTGGCTTTGGAACCAGGTTCTACGATGCGAACACGACCCTGTGTATGGCGAGTGCGGTGACGGCCTACTACGACGCCTTCGGGAGTGATGCCCCACCCTGCACCTACGAGGACGTTCCGAAGGCGAAAACACACCTCGTGTGGGGCGCGAACCCCGCCGTCGCCCACCCCGTCATGTTTCGCTGGATCGCGGAGAGCGCCCGCGAAGAGGGAAGCCGGCTCGTCGTCGTGGATCCAATCGAGACGGAGACGGCCGAACGGGCCGACACTCACGTCGGCCTCGCACCGGGCGGCGACCTCGCGCTCGCGCGTGCGGTTCTCGCTCGTACCCTTGACCGCGACCTCGTGGATCGCGAATTCGTCGAGAACGCCACCGACAGGTTCGACGCGCTCCGTGATGAGCTTCCGGTCGCCGAGTCGGCGGCCGCGACCGCTGGTGTCCCGATGGACGTCGTGGACACGCTCGTTGAGGCGCTCGCCGACCCGACGTTGCTCTACTGGGGAATGGGGGTCAACCAGAGCAGCCGCGGGACGGCGACCGCGCGGGCGCTGATCGACCTCTGTCTCGCGACCGGGAACCTCAGACCGGGGAGCGGGCCGTTCTCGCTCACCGGCCAAGCCAACTCGATGGGAACCCGCGTCTGTTCGTCGAAGGGAACGTGGCCGGGCCACCGCGACTTCGCGGACTCCGACGAGCGCACCGCTGTCGCGGACGCGTGGGGAATCCCGGAAGAACGGCTCCCGGCGGACACCGGTCCCGGTCCCGTGGGGGTCGTCGAGGCCATCGACGACGGGCCGGTCGAGGCGGTCTGGGCGGTGGCGACGAACCCGGTCGCGGGGCTCCCCGACGCGACGGCCGCCCGGGACCGCCTCGACGACGTCTTCCTGGTCGTGCAGGACGCCTTCCGCAGCGAGACGGCCGACCTCGCCGACGTGGTGTTGCCGGCGGCGACGTGGGGGGAGTCCGAAGGCACCACCATGAACATGGAACGGACCGTCTCGCGGGTCCGCGCCGCGACCGAGCCACCCTCGGAAGTCAGAACCGACCTCGACATCGTCACGACCGTCGGGGACCGGCTCGTTCCCGGACTGTTCGACGCACACGACCCGAAAGGAGTCTTCGAGGAGTTCGTCGCGCTCACGGCGGGAACCGACGCCGACTGTTCGGGCATCAGTTACGAGCGCTTGGAGCGCGAGCGGGCGGTGCGCTGGCCCGCCCCCGACCCCGACTCATCGGGTGGCTACCGCTACTACGACCCCGATTCGGGGTCGGGTAGCTGGGAATTTCCGACCGCGACGGGCCGCGCACGCTTCTCGACCGGATTCGGTGGAGGGGTTCCCGAACCGACGACCGACGAGTACCCGCTCACCCTGACGACGGCCCGCGAGGCCGACGCCTACAACACCGGCGTCAGAACCCGCGATTCGGTCGACGAACCCGGCGACCCCGTCGCGCGCGTCAACCCGACGACACTCGACCGGTTCGCCGAACCCGGTGACGACCGGCTGACCGTCGAATCGAGACGGGCTTCGGTCCCGGTGTCGGCGGTTCCCGACGCGGCGATCCCGGAAGGGATGGTCTGGCTGCCGGTCCACCACCCCGCGACCAACCGGCTCACGATCCCCGCCACCGACCCCGAGTCGAACGAACCCAACTACAAGCAGTGTGCGGTCCGCCTCGTCGCCGCCGACCAGTGGGCCGACTCCGGTGCCGCCCGCGCGGTGCTCCACGACGGCGGGGTGTCACGTCCACGCGGTAGCGATGGCGAGGTGAGCAGATGA
- a CDS encoding Gfo/Idh/MocA family protein yields the protein MGLNIGVLGYRFMGKAHSNAFARLPLFFPDAPDVERHTLVGRDEDALADAADRFGFSHTETDWESAIDDVDVFYNLGPNHIHPEPSIAALEADVPVFCEKPLAPTVDDAERMAEAAAASDAIAGCAFNYRFVPAIQYAKNLIDAGELGEIRQVRGSYLQDWGADPEDPWTWRMDADLAGAGALGDLGAHTVDLARFLVGEQAGDIERVSGHLQTFVEERPTGDGETKPVTVDDAYTAEAAFENGAMGTFEASRVAMGHKNDHSIAVHGSEGSLAFSLERLNELDVLRGDGRGYETVLVTDESDPYVEHWWPPGHVLGWEHTFVHEDYEFLSAVRDGESFEPSFESAFGVQRVLDAIERSDTSGEWVDVDA from the coding sequence ATGGGACTCAATATCGGCGTCCTCGGCTACCGGTTCATGGGCAAGGCTCACTCGAACGCGTTCGCGCGGCTCCCGCTGTTCTTCCCCGACGCGCCCGACGTCGAGCGCCACACCCTCGTCGGCCGCGACGAGGACGCGCTCGCCGACGCCGCCGACCGGTTCGGCTTCTCGCACACCGAAACCGACTGGGAGAGCGCCATCGACGACGTCGACGTCTTCTACAACCTCGGGCCGAACCACATCCACCCCGAACCGTCGATCGCCGCGCTCGAAGCCGACGTTCCCGTATTCTGCGAGAAACCGCTCGCCCCCACGGTCGACGACGCCGAGCGGATGGCCGAGGCGGCGGCGGCGAGCGACGCCATCGCGGGCTGTGCGTTCAACTACCGGTTCGTGCCGGCGATCCAGTACGCGAAGAACCTGATCGACGCGGGCGAGCTGGGCGAGATCCGGCAGGTCCGCGGGAGCTACCTCCAGGACTGGGGGGCCGACCCCGAGGACCCCTGGACGTGGCGGATGGACGCGGACCTCGCGGGCGCGGGCGCGCTCGGCGACCTCGGGGCGCACACGGTTGACCTCGCGCGATTCCTGGTCGGCGAGCAGGCCGGCGATATCGAGCGCGTCAGCGGCCACCTCCAGACGTTCGTCGAGGAGCGCCCGACGGGCGACGGCGAGACGAAACCCGTGACCGTCGACGACGCCTACACCGCCGAGGCCGCCTTCGAGAACGGCGCGATGGGGACCTTCGAGGCCTCACGGGTCGCGATGGGCCACAAGAACGACCACTCGATCGCGGTCCACGGCTCCGAGGGAAGTCTCGCGTTCTCGCTCGAACGGCTCAACGAACTCGACGTGCTCCGCGGCGACGGCCGGGGCTACGAGACGGTGCTCGTGACCGACGAGAGCGACCCCTACGTCGAGCACTGGTGGCCGCCGGGCCACGTCCTCGGCTGGGAACACACGTTCGTCCACGAGGACTACGAGTTCCTCTCGGCGGTTCGCGACGGCGAGTCGTTCGAGCCGTCCTTCGAGTCGGCGTTCGGGGTTCAGCGCGTGCTCGACGCCATCGAACGGAGCGACACCAGCGGCGAGTGGGTCGACGTCGATGCGTAG
- a CDS encoding DUF6360 family protein → MHRRFLDVTSRTTFDHLPARAEGDGWARESIAVLDVESPRGEDHVELGFELDGSTEVLPHHVDRIPLAPDQARTLAADLEAAAAAAERGEAMVSRRG, encoded by the coding sequence ATGCATCGGCGCTTCCTCGACGTCACCTCGCGAACCACGTTCGACCACCTCCCGGCGCGCGCCGAGGGCGACGGCTGGGCCCGCGAATCGATCGCCGTCCTCGACGTCGAATCGCCGCGGGGCGAGGACCACGTCGAACTCGGCTTCGAACTCGACGGCAGCACCGAAGTGCTCCCGCACCACGTCGACCGAATTCCGCTCGCGCCCGACCAAGCCCGGACGCTCGCGGCCGACCTCGAAGCCGCCGCGGCGGCCGCAGAGCGGGGCGAGGCGATGGTCAGCAGGAGGGGGTGA
- the gfo6 gene encoding D-xylose 1-dehydrogenase Gfo6 — protein sequence MELQRYFEGFNDRDWEPEAEPDGEPLRLAIVGLGGYARDRALPAIERTARCETTVAVSGSPGKIETVASRFDVDETLDYEAFHAGEAVEAYDAVYISTPPAHHLAAAETAAEHGKHVLCEKPMDVNSDRAERMVEVCDDAGVALMVAYRLHAEPAYRRLRELIGDGFIGDPVQVHGAFSLDLLGRTEGSATDVWRIDPEVAGGGALMDLGIYPLNTARYLLDADPVAAQATTAAPDEAFDGVDEHVAFQVTFPDDAVGSFSASFNAHRDSQLKVVGTEGRVLVDSAFGGLVDREVVVERGEMHAEFTGPFVDEIEEQFEYFGTRVLSGESIEPDGAHGLVDIAVADAVYESAATGARVGLDG from the coding sequence ATGGAGCTTCAGCGGTACTTCGAGGGATTCAACGACCGCGACTGGGAACCCGAGGCCGAACCGGACGGCGAACCGCTCCGGCTCGCCATCGTGGGCCTTGGCGGCTACGCCCGCGACCGTGCGCTGCCGGCGATCGAACGGACGGCCCGGTGTGAGACGACGGTCGCCGTGAGCGGGTCGCCGGGGAAGATCGAAACCGTCGCCTCGCGGTTCGACGTCGACGAAACGCTCGACTACGAGGCCTTCCACGCTGGCGAGGCCGTCGAGGCCTACGACGCGGTCTACATCTCGACACCGCCGGCACACCACCTCGCGGCCGCCGAGACGGCCGCCGAGCACGGAAAACACGTCCTGTGTGAGAAACCGATGGACGTGAACTCCGACCGCGCCGAACGGATGGTCGAGGTCTGCGACGACGCCGGCGTGGCGCTGATGGTCGCCTACCGGCTCCACGCCGAACCGGCCTACCGACGGCTCCGGGAGCTGATCGGGGACGGGTTCATCGGCGACCCGGTCCAGGTCCACGGCGCGTTCTCGCTCGACCTCCTCGGCCGGACGGAGGGCTCGGCCACCGACGTCTGGCGGATCGACCCCGAGGTCGCCGGCGGCGGCGCGCTGATGGACCTCGGGATCTACCCTCTGAACACGGCTCGATACCTGCTCGACGCCGACCCGGTCGCGGCCCAGGCGACGACGGCCGCCCCGGACGAGGCGTTCGACGGCGTCGACGAGCACGTCGCGTTCCAGGTCACCTTCCCGGACGACGCGGTAGGCTCGTTCTCGGCGAGTTTCAACGCCCATCGAGACAGCCAGCTGAAGGTCGTCGGCACCGAGGGCCGGGTGCTCGTCGACTCGGCGTTCGGCGGGCTGGTCGACCGCGAGGTCGTCGTCGAGCGCGGCGAGATGCACGCCGAGTTCACGGGACCGTTCGTCGACGAGATCGAAGAGCAGTTCGAGTACTTCGGGACGAGAGTTCTGAGCGGCGAGTCGATCGAGCCCGATGGGGCGCACGGGCTGGTCGACATCGCGGTCGCCGACGCGGTCTACGAGTCGGCGGCAACGGGTGCTCGGGTCGGTCTCGACGGGTAG
- the nasA gene encoding assimilatory nitrate reductase NasA has protein sequence MSQPVSTTCMRCAVGCGFVQRGVASGRGLDTVRGDVTHPVNGGAVCHRGTSETQAPCGDRLTHPLVRDGDELVPTSWDMALDRVGNEFERILSIDSNRLAVLGSGQQTNEAAYALGKLARGGFGTRNYDANTTLCMASAVVAYRNAFGSDAPPCSYDDIPEAETHLVWGANPAVAHPVLFDWIHGSATRPGSELVVVDPVETATAERADTHVSPAPGGDLALARAVLAQVVDTDRIDAPFIERATTRFGKLVRDLPDPATAAAEAGVTLDAVETIAAALTQRTLLYWGMGVNQSVQGTETAGALIDLCLATGNLRPGSGPFSLAGQANSLGARTFSSKGTWPGHRDFTDPDERNAVADHWGIPVERLPDTTGPGPVGIVEAAGTDVDALWTVASNPVTALPDKHAVRERFEDVFLVVQDAFRNETTEFADVVLPAATWGEVEGTTTNMDRRISRVRAATDPPSGVPTDLEIITALGERLAPGLFEATTPSAVFDECVGLTAGTTADCSGISYDRLDRERAVRWPAPDPDSAGGYRYCRETEDGTEWRFPMPTGRARFSWGVVGDPAEPPTETYPLTLTTGRRPERYNTGVRSPGSDSPTPVARVNPETAATLGDDDPDLEADVRVESRRGSVLAALDPDPAVPEGLVWLPVHHPATNELTIAALDPESAEPNYKQCAVRLAPVERWKPKPA, from the coding sequence ATGAGCCAACCCGTCTCGACGACCTGTATGCGGTGTGCGGTCGGCTGTGGGTTCGTCCAGCGTGGTGTCGCGTCCGGTCGGGGTCTCGACACCGTCCGCGGCGACGTCACCCACCCGGTCAACGGCGGTGCCGTCTGTCATCGCGGTACCAGCGAGACGCAGGCCCCGTGTGGCGATCGGCTGACTCATCCCCTCGTCAGGGACGGCGACGAACTGGTCCCGACGTCGTGGGACATGGCGCTCGACCGGGTGGGAAACGAGTTCGAGCGGATCCTGTCGATCGACTCGAACCGACTCGCCGTCCTCGGCAGCGGGCAGCAGACGAACGAGGCGGCGTACGCGCTGGGAAAGCTGGCCCGTGGGGGGTTCGGGACGAGAAATTACGACGCGAACACGACCCTGTGTATGGCGAGCGCCGTCGTCGCTTACCGCAACGCGTTCGGGAGCGACGCGCCGCCGTGTTCGTACGACGACATCCCCGAGGCGGAGACCCACCTCGTGTGGGGCGCGAACCCCGCCGTCGCTCATCCCGTGCTGTTCGATTGGATCCACGGCAGTGCGACCCGACCCGGCAGCGAGCTGGTGGTCGTGGATCCGGTGGAGACGGCGACGGCCGAGCGTGCCGATACCCACGTGAGCCCCGCGCCGGGTGGCGACCTCGCGCTCGCCCGCGCCGTCCTCGCCCAGGTCGTCGACACCGATCGGATCGACGCGCCGTTCATCGAGCGGGCGACCACGCGGTTCGGAAAGCTCGTTCGCGACCTCCCCGACCCGGCGACCGCCGCTGCGGAGGCCGGCGTCACCCTCGACGCGGTCGAGACCATCGCCGCCGCCCTCACGCAGCGGACCCTGCTCTACTGGGGGATGGGCGTCAACCAGAGCGTCCAGGGGACCGAGACGGCGGGTGCGCTGATCGACCTCTGTCTCGCGACCGGGAACCTCAGACCGGGGAGCGGGCCGTTCTCGCTCGCCGGGCAGGCCAACTCCCTCGGCGCACGTACGTTCTCCTCGAAGGGAACCTGGCCGGGCCACCGTGACTTCACCGACCCCGACGAGCGCAACGCCGTCGCCGACCACTGGGGGATACCCGTCGAACGCTTGCCGGACACCACGGGCCCCGGTCCCGTGGGGATCGTCGAGGCGGCCGGCACGGACGTCGACGCCCTCTGGACGGTCGCGTCGAACCCCGTCACGGCGCTGCCCGACAAACACGCCGTCCGCGAGCGATTCGAGGACGTCTTTCTGGTGGTGCAGGACGCCTTCCGCAACGAGACGACCGAGTTCGCGGACGTGGTGTTACCCGCGGCGACGTGGGGCGAGGTCGAGGGAACCACGACGAACATGGACCGCCGGATCTCCCGTGTCCGCGCCGCGACCGATCCCCCGAGCGGGGTCCCGACCGACCTCGAGATCATCACGGCGCTCGGCGAGCGCCTCGCGCCGGGGCTGTTCGAGGCCACCACGCCATCGGCGGTGTTCGACGAGTGCGTCGGTCTGACGGCGGGAACGACCGCCGACTGCTCGGGCATCAGTTACGACCGCCTCGACCGGGAGCGGGCAGTGCGCTGGCCCGCCCCCGATCCGGACTCGGCGGGCGGCTACCGCTACTGCCGCGAGACCGAGGACGGAACCGAGTGGCGGTTCCCGATGCCGACCGGTCGGGCGCGGTTCTCGTGGGGGGTCGTCGGTGACCCCGCCGAACCACCGACCGAGACGTACCCGCTGACGTTGACGACCGGACGGCGACCGGAGCGTTACAACACGGGGGTCCGCTCGCCGGGATCCGACTCGCCGACGCCGGTCGCTCGCGTCAACCCGGAGACGGCAGCGACGCTCGGCGACGACGATCCGGACCTAGAAGCCGATGTCCGGGTCGAGTCGCGCCGCGGGTCGGTGCTCGCGGCCCTCGACCCGGACCCCGCCGTCCCCGAGGGGCTGGTCTGGCTGCCGGTCCACCATCCCGCCACGAACGAACTCACCATCGCGGCGCTCGACCCCGAGTCGGCGGAGCCGAACTACAAGCAGTGCGCGGTGCGACTCGCGCCGGTCGAGCGGTGGAAACCGAAACCAGCCTGA